The following coding sequences lie in one Polynucleobacter sp. HIN7 genomic window:
- the sucD gene encoding succinate--CoA ligase subunit alpha translates to MSILINKNTRVITQGITGKTGQFHTEKCQEYANGKNCFVAGVNPKKAGESIFGIPIFGTVKDAAKETGATVSVIYVPPPGAAAAIWEAVEADLDLVICITEGIPVRDMLEVRNKMLQKEAKGGKKTLLLGPNCPGLITPEEIKIGIMPGHIHRKGRIGVVSRSGTLTYEAVGQLSAIGLGQSTAVGIGGDPINGLKHIDVMKMFNEDPETDAVIMIGEIGGPDEVEAARWCKTNMKKPVVGFIAGVTAPPGKRMGHAGALISGGADTADAKLAVMEECGFKVTKNPSEMATLLKAMI, encoded by the coding sequence ATGTCAATTTTGATAAATAAAAACACACGCGTTATTACCCAAGGGATTACTGGCAAGACCGGACAGTTCCATACGGAGAAGTGCCAAGAATACGCGAACGGTAAGAACTGCTTTGTGGCTGGCGTCAATCCTAAAAAAGCTGGCGAATCGATTTTTGGGATTCCGATTTTTGGAACCGTGAAAGATGCAGCCAAAGAAACCGGTGCTACGGTTTCGGTGATCTACGTTCCACCTCCAGGCGCTGCTGCAGCGATTTGGGAAGCGGTTGAGGCCGATCTCGATTTGGTTATTTGCATCACTGAAGGAATTCCGGTGCGCGACATGCTCGAAGTTCGCAACAAGATGCTACAAAAAGAAGCCAAGGGCGGTAAGAAAACTTTGTTATTAGGCCCGAATTGCCCTGGTTTGATTACTCCTGAGGAAATCAAGATCGGCATCATGCCCGGTCACATTCACCGCAAAGGTCGCATTGGGGTTGTGAGTCGCTCTGGCACCCTAACGTATGAAGCCGTGGGGCAGTTATCTGCGATTGGGCTTGGCCAGTCAACCGCGGTTGGCATTGGCGGAGATCCCATCAATGGTTTGAAGCACATCGATGTGATGAAAATGTTTAATGAAGACCCTGAGACAGATGCGGTCATTATGATCGGCGAAATTGGCGGTCCAGACGAGGTTGAGGCGGCGCGTTGGTGCAAGACCAATATGAAAAAACCCGTTGTGGGATTCATTGCAGGCGTGACAGCGCCTCCAGGCAAGCGCATGGGTCATGCGGGCGCGTTGATTTCCGGTGGTGCTGATACCGCGGATGCCAAATTAGCAGTGATGGAAGAGTGTGGCTTTAAGGTCACCAAAAACCCTTCTGAGATGGCGACTTTACTAAAAGCAATGATTTAG
- a CDS encoding sodium:solute symporter family protein encodes MAGMTPGDGSVFGGGGSNADFKKKLNKVYGFYTLGFLAFVVILGIAEAMGMARATIGYVFLGATVLLYAGIGVMSRTNDAAEYYVAGRRVPAVYNGMATGSDWMSAASFIGMAGTLYLTGYGGLAFIMGWTGGYCLVALFLAPYLRKFGQFTIPDFLGARYDGNLPRFIGILAAILVSFVYVVAQIYGVGLITTRLAGVPFEIGIFLGLAGILVCSFLGGMRAVTWTQVAQYIILIIAYMIPVLWLSMKQTSFPIPQLIYGQQLEKVTAKEAELIKDPKELEVRAIFKARADALAEKLKDVPAALAADKAAAEKKVADLKAANAPAEEIAAAEKALAAVPKDAEAAKKAWTAQRTSANNRSNPLANMPRHAQQFAGDPNGDEKARTAFDTSRRNFLALIFCLMLGTAALPHILMRFYTTPSVKAARESVTWSLFFIFLLYFTAPALAVLVKYEVFTVLVGTPFDKLPAWIAAWSKVDPSLLSVADINKDGIFQLAEMTIGGDIIVLATPEIAGLPYVISGMVAAGGLAAALSTADGLLLTIANALSHDLYYKMIDPNAPASRRVAISKALLLVVALAAAYVAAQKPADILFLVGAAFSFAAASFFPALTLGIFWKRATKAGACIGMVAGLAITFYYMATTQPWMRGIFGVTSPVELWWGIQPISAGLFGVPVGFAVIILVSLVTPAPRKDIQELVDHVRYPTLRGDTLNTQAN; translated from the coding sequence ATGGCTGGAATGACACCTGGTGATGGTAGTGTTTTTGGCGGCGGCGGCAGTAATGCCGACTTTAAAAAGAAGCTAAACAAAGTCTATGGTTTTTATACCCTCGGCTTCCTTGCATTTGTAGTTATTCTTGGAATTGCTGAAGCAATGGGAATGGCTCGCGCCACCATTGGTTACGTTTTCCTTGGCGCAACCGTGTTGCTTTATGCCGGTATCGGCGTAATGAGTCGAACAAATGATGCTGCAGAATACTATGTAGCTGGTCGACGAGTGCCCGCGGTTTACAACGGTATGGCAACAGGCTCGGACTGGATGTCGGCAGCGTCGTTTATCGGTATGGCAGGTACTTTGTACCTCACTGGTTACGGCGGCTTAGCCTTCATTATGGGTTGGACTGGTGGCTACTGCTTAGTGGCATTGTTCTTGGCACCATACCTGCGTAAGTTCGGTCAATTTACGATCCCTGACTTTTTGGGCGCTCGTTATGACGGTAACTTACCTCGCTTCATTGGTATTTTGGCAGCGATTCTGGTCTCGTTCGTATACGTGGTTGCGCAGATTTACGGTGTTGGTTTGATTACCACCCGTTTGGCTGGCGTACCATTTGAGATTGGTATTTTCTTAGGCTTGGCTGGTATTTTGGTTTGCTCGTTCTTGGGTGGTATGCGTGCCGTGACCTGGACACAGGTTGCACAGTACATCATCTTGATCATTGCTTACATGATTCCAGTGCTCTGGTTATCCATGAAGCAAACTAGCTTCCCAATTCCACAACTGATCTATGGTCAGCAATTGGAAAAAGTGACCGCTAAAGAAGCTGAGCTCATCAAGGATCCGAAAGAGCTGGAAGTCCGTGCAATTTTCAAAGCACGTGCTGATGCACTTGCTGAGAAATTAAAGGATGTGCCTGCTGCCTTAGCTGCCGACAAGGCTGCTGCGGAGAAGAAAGTGGCTGATCTGAAAGCAGCGAATGCGCCTGCCGAAGAAATTGCTGCTGCTGAAAAAGCGTTAGCTGCCGTTCCAAAAGATGCGGAAGCTGCAAAGAAGGCTTGGACAGCGCAACGCACCAGCGCGAATAATCGTTCGAACCCATTAGCGAACATGCCACGGCATGCACAGCAGTTTGCTGGCGATCCGAATGGTGATGAGAAGGCTCGCACCGCATTTGATACATCGCGTCGTAATTTCTTAGCGTTGATCTTCTGTTTGATGTTAGGTACTGCGGCATTGCCACACATCCTGATGCGCTTTTACACCACACCATCGGTGAAAGCGGCGCGTGAGTCTGTGACCTGGTCGCTGTTCTTCATTTTCTTGCTCTACTTCACTGCACCTGCCTTGGCAGTCTTGGTGAAATACGAGGTCTTCACGGTCTTGGTGGGAACGCCGTTTGATAAGCTACCAGCCTGGATTGCAGCGTGGTCGAAAGTTGACCCATCCTTGCTCTCCGTTGCTGATATCAATAAGGACGGTATCTTCCAATTGGCTGAGATGACCATTGGTGGTGACATCATCGTGTTGGCGACCCCAGAAATTGCGGGCTTACCATACGTGATTTCCGGAATGGTGGCAGCGGGTGGTTTAGCTGCTGCGCTCTCAACTGCTGACGGCTTGCTGTTGACCATTGCAAACGCTTTGTCCCATGATTTGTACTACAAGATGATCGATCCAAACGCACCTGCTTCACGGCGCGTAGCGATTTCGAAAGCCTTGTTGTTGGTCGTGGCCTTAGCGGCTGCCTATGTGGCTGCCCAAAAACCAGCAGACATTCTGTTCTTAGTAGGTGCGGCGTTCTCCTTTGCTGCAGCCTCATTCTTCCCAGCACTTACCTTGGGTATTTTCTGGAAGCGTGCAACTAAAGCAGGTGCTTGTATTGGTATGGTGGCTGGTCTTGCAATTACCTTCTACTACATGGCAACCACACAACCATGGATGCGCGGAATTTTTGGCGTTACTTCCCCAGTTGAACTCTGGTGGGGTATTCAGCCAATCTCTGCCGGCCTCTTTGGTGTACCGGTTGGCTTTGCAGTGATTATCTTGGTGAGCTTGGTAACCCCAGCTCCACGCAAAGATATTCAGGAGTTAGTCGATCACGTGCGTTACCCAACGCTGCGTGGCGATACGTTAAATACACAAGCCAACTAA
- a CDS encoding tetratricopeptide repeat protein: protein MSVSHNLRWYLFKWRASAFILFGLQQQAMMVFEEMLREYPNDPYVLSSLAYLKTQAGDKEGAIAFYKRVVQRSDAPAYSWYNLAYLQEELGQVEDAEFSFRKALKLDEKMDLAWYGLGLTLIQQRRFDEAIKALKKNTQLQPMSPYGWYQLARVYVDRQEPEEAVKIIRHLKEFEPKFAKQLERETGLTA, encoded by the coding sequence ATGTCAGTAAGCCACAATTTACGCTGGTATCTCTTTAAGTGGCGAGCCTCTGCATTCATCCTATTTGGCTTGCAGCAGCAAGCAATGATGGTGTTTGAAGAAATGCTGCGTGAATACCCAAATGATCCCTATGTACTCTCGAGCCTTGCTTATTTAAAAACTCAAGCAGGGGATAAAGAGGGCGCAATCGCTTTTTATAAAAGGGTTGTACAGCGCTCAGATGCCCCAGCCTACTCTTGGTACAACCTTGCTTACTTACAAGAAGAATTGGGTCAAGTGGAGGATGCCGAGTTCAGTTTTCGTAAAGCGCTCAAGCTAGACGAGAAGATGGATCTAGCCTGGTACGGATTAGGGCTAACCCTAATTCAGCAGCGTCGTTTTGATGAAGCCATCAAGGCTTTGAAGAAAAATACTCAGCTTCAGCCCATGAGTCCCTATGGTTGGTACCAATTAGCAAGGGTTTATGTGGATCGCCAAGAACCCGAAGAAGCAGTAAAAATCATCAGGCATTTAAAAGAATTTGAGCCGAAATTTGCTAAGCAGTTGGAGCGGGAGACTGGTCTAACTGCTTAG
- a CDS encoding DUF3833 domain-containing protein, which yields MFTRLKRLLTISLISVLTLGLVSCSSPSVQMYSKEVPKLDLASYFDGEIDAYGIFTNRSGEVVKRFKVLIKAKWEVKDGKKVGVLDEDFVYSDGTKQKRIWTLTEVAPGRYSGTASDVIGEAVGELAGNALNWRYTLALPVDGKTYHVQFNDWMYLMDDKVMLNKAEMSKFGIYLGEVTLAFYKR from the coding sequence ATGTTCACTAGACTCAAGCGTCTACTAACCATTTCTTTGATTTCTGTTCTAACTCTTGGTTTGGTTTCTTGTTCAAGCCCAAGTGTGCAGATGTATAGCAAAGAGGTCCCCAAGTTGGATTTGGCAAGCTACTTTGATGGCGAGATTGATGCCTACGGAATCTTTACCAATCGCAGTGGCGAGGTTGTTAAACGCTTTAAAGTCCTCATTAAAGCCAAATGGGAAGTCAAGGATGGCAAAAAGGTTGGTGTTTTGGATGAAGATTTTGTTTACTCCGATGGTACTAAGCAAAAGCGTATTTGGACGCTTACTGAGGTGGCCCCTGGCCGTTACAGTGGAACAGCCAGTGATGTGATTGGCGAGGCGGTGGGCGAGTTAGCGGGCAATGCGCTCAATTGGCGCTATACCTTGGCCCTGCCAGTGGACGGTAAAACCTATCACGTGCAATTTAATGATTGGATGTATTTGATGGACGATAAGGTGATGCTCAATAAAGCTGAAATGAGTAAGTTCGGGATTTATTTGGGTGAGGTCACCTTAGCTTTCTATAAGCGCTAG
- a CDS encoding chalcone isomerase family protein, with amino-acid sequence MKWSLYPTLCLALALLGPSWVFANASSTKSPVYRYIESASLQGQGRLTFWGFDVYDARYYVADPKGQNGFALEIHYIRSFKGADLAKRTIDEMTRLGVSEKQRTIWLQSLEKLFPDIASGDTLVGIHLPDRGTLFLHNGKPIGDIPGDAFAKAFFGIWLDERTSVPKLRSALIATRCPPALIAANCPNP; translated from the coding sequence ATGAAATGGTCTCTTTATCCAACCCTTTGTCTTGCGCTTGCCCTTTTGGGGCCAAGCTGGGTATTTGCGAATGCGTCCAGTACCAAATCCCCGGTTTATCGCTACATTGAGAGCGCTAGCCTCCAGGGTCAGGGCCGACTCACATTTTGGGGTTTTGACGTCTACGACGCCCGCTACTATGTGGCTGATCCCAAAGGCCAAAATGGCTTTGCCTTGGAAATTCATTACATTCGATCCTTTAAAGGTGCTGATTTAGCCAAGCGCACGATCGATGAAATGACCCGCTTAGGTGTTTCTGAAAAGCAGCGCACGATTTGGTTGCAAAGCCTCGAGAAACTCTTTCCAGATATTGCCTCGGGTGACACCTTAGTTGGCATTCATCTTCCCGATCGTGGTACTTTATTCCTGCACAATGGCAAACCAATTGGTGATATTCCTGGCGATGCATTTGCCAAAGCCTTTTTTGGAATCTGGCTTGATGAGCGCACCAGCGTACCGAAGTTACGTTCCGCACTGATTGCGACTCGTTGCCCTCCTGCTTTAATTGCTGCAAACTGCCCGAATCCTTAA
- the sucC gene encoding ADP-forming succinate--CoA ligase subunit beta: protein MKIHEYQGKEILRQFNVPVPNGIPAFSVDEAIEAAKKLGGPVWVVKAQIHAGGRGKGGGVKVAKSMDEVKQYASAILGMQLKTHQTGPEGQKVRRLLVEDGADIKKEYYLGILTDRATQKVVVMASSEGGMDIEEVAEKTPEKIIKVFVDPLVGLTDAQCDQLSKGIGVPEGSQAQARGVLKNLYKTYWDTDASLVEINPLILEGNGNIKALDAKFNFDSNALYRHPEIVAYRDVDEEDPAEIEASKFDLAYISLDGNIGCLVNGAGLAMATMDTIKLFGGQPANFLDVGGGATAEKVTEAFKIMLKNKSVKAILVNIFGGIMRCDVIADGVVTACKAVNLSVPLVVRMKGTNEELGKKILADSGLPIISADSMAEAATKVVAAVQGK, encoded by the coding sequence ATGAAAATTCATGAGTACCAAGGCAAAGAGATTCTGCGCCAATTTAATGTACCGGTACCCAATGGTATTCCAGCGTTTAGCGTTGATGAGGCAATCGAAGCCGCGAAGAAGTTAGGCGGTCCAGTTTGGGTTGTGAAAGCACAAATTCATGCAGGTGGCCGTGGCAAAGGCGGTGGCGTGAAAGTCGCCAAGAGCATGGATGAAGTGAAGCAATACGCCAGCGCAATTTTGGGCATGCAATTAAAAACCCATCAGACTGGCCCCGAAGGACAAAAAGTACGTCGTTTATTGGTTGAAGACGGCGCTGATATTAAGAAAGAGTACTACCTCGGAATTTTGACCGACCGTGCTACGCAAAAAGTAGTCGTAATGGCCTCAAGCGAGGGCGGTATGGATATCGAAGAGGTTGCTGAAAAGACTCCTGAGAAAATTATTAAAGTATTTGTTGATCCATTAGTTGGTTTAACCGATGCGCAGTGCGATCAACTCAGTAAAGGCATTGGCGTTCCTGAGGGCTCACAAGCCCAAGCTCGTGGGGTATTGAAGAACCTCTACAAAACCTATTGGGATACCGACGCATCTTTGGTGGAAATTAATCCACTCATTCTGGAGGGCAATGGAAATATCAAGGCTCTTGATGCGAAATTTAACTTTGATTCAAATGCGCTCTATCGCCATCCTGAAATCGTGGCCTACCGTGATGTGGATGAAGAGGATCCTGCTGAAATTGAAGCATCTAAATTTGATCTTGCCTACATTTCCCTTGATGGCAATATTGGTTGTTTAGTCAACGGCGCAGGCTTGGCGATGGCAACGATGGACACCATTAAATTATTTGGTGGTCAGCCAGCGAACTTTTTAGATGTAGGCGGTGGCGCAACAGCAGAGAAAGTGACTGAAGCGTTCAAGATCATGCTCAAAAACAAGAGCGTGAAAGCCATTTTGGTTAATATTTTTGGCGGCATCATGCGTTGCGATGTGATTGCCGATGGCGTAGTGACTGCGTGTAAAGCAGTCAATTTATCTGTTCCTTTGGTGGTTCGGATGAAGGGTACCAACGAAGAGTTAGGTAAAAAGATTTTGGCTGACTCGGGATTACCCATCATCAGTGCTGATTCCATGGCTGAGGCGGCAACGAAAGTTGTTGCAGCTGTGCAAGGTAAGTAA
- a CDS encoding DUF4212 domain-containing protein, translating to MQLTESHKQYWSKNLRISALLLAIWFIVTFVVGYNARDLNFNFFGWPFSFWVGAQGALVIYVLIIAYYAHYMNNLDKEYDCAEVEED from the coding sequence ATGCAATTAACAGAATCGCATAAACAATATTGGTCAAAGAACCTACGCATATCAGCTCTGCTGTTGGCGATTTGGTTTATTGTGACCTTTGTTGTTGGCTATAACGCGCGGGACTTAAATTTCAATTTCTTTGGTTGGCCCTTTAGTTTTTGGGTTGGAGCCCAAGGAGCATTGGTAATTTATGTGCTGATCATTGCTTACTACGCACACTACATGAATAATCTTGATAAAGAATATGACTGTGCTGAAGTGGAGGAAGATTAA
- a CDS encoding 3'-5' exonuclease, whose product MFASLLARFGFSSPVPEPNRWVVLDVETTGLDPHRDRLLAIAAIAVEVGPGFTRPAIILGDSYEAVLRQEFASDKDNILVHHIGAGAQKQGRPAVEVLEEFRHWVGDSPLLAFHAPFDHAMINRAYQQLHLPPLSNDWIDIEPLAALSGLKPKARALDDWLSHFGIECAVRHQAAADTLATCELLLCLWSSITREANSLKALKTLAKHGAWIPRT is encoded by the coding sequence ATGTTCGCTAGTTTATTGGCGCGTTTTGGTTTTTCATCACCAGTGCCTGAACCCAATCGCTGGGTTGTACTCGACGTTGAAACAACTGGCCTTGATCCCCATCGCGATCGACTATTAGCGATTGCGGCGATTGCTGTCGAGGTGGGGCCAGGCTTTACTCGGCCCGCGATTATTTTGGGAGATAGTTACGAAGCCGTTCTCCGCCAAGAGTTTGCATCCGATAAGGACAATATATTGGTGCATCACATTGGCGCAGGGGCTCAAAAGCAAGGTAGACCAGCCGTTGAGGTGTTAGAGGAGTTTCGTCACTGGGTTGGTGATTCTCCCTTGTTGGCATTTCATGCGCCTTTTGATCACGCCATGATTAATCGTGCATATCAGCAACTTCACTTACCACCATTGAGTAATGATTGGATTGATATTGAGCCTTTAGCTGCTTTATCAGGATTAAAGCCAAAGGCACGTGCTTTAGACGATTGGCTGTCACACTTTGGAATTGAGTGCGCAGTTCGCCATCAAGCAGCGGCCGATACTTTGGCAACCTGTGAGTTACTGCTTTGCCTATGGAGCTCAATTACACGCGAGGCGAATAGCCTTAAAGCGCTTAAAACCCTGGCCAAGCACGGGGCTTGGATTCCTAGAACGTAA
- a CDS encoding TerC family protein: MELLAMIDWSVVIQIIIIDLLLGGDNAVVIALACRNLHPNQRKKGIIYGTAGAIILRVILVAFAVTLLQIPFLKLVGGALLLWIGYKLMVQHDEEEHNLDAPDKLFAAIKTIIVADIVMSLDNVLAIAGAAGQVDDASHQIGYVVFGLIVSVPIIIAGSKVVLFLIDRFPLIVTAGAGLLGWIAGGMMVTDPAIVKQFGEGMAGYSTIAGITGAVAVMAFGELMKRRAKSKSKAA, encoded by the coding sequence ATGGAACTTTTAGCAATGATTGACTGGTCGGTCGTGATTCAAATCATCATCATCGACCTTTTATTAGGTGGTGATAATGCGGTCGTGATTGCATTGGCTTGCCGTAATTTGCATCCAAATCAACGTAAGAAGGGCATCATTTACGGTACCGCTGGCGCGATTATTTTGCGCGTCATCTTAGTCGCGTTTGCAGTGACCTTACTGCAAATCCCGTTCTTAAAACTCGTTGGTGGCGCATTACTCTTGTGGATTGGTTACAAGTTGATGGTTCAGCACGATGAGGAAGAGCACAACTTAGATGCGCCAGACAAATTGTTTGCTGCAATTAAGACCATCATCGTTGCCGACATCGTGATGAGCTTGGATAACGTATTGGCGATTGCTGGCGCCGCAGGACAGGTGGATGATGCATCCCATCAAATTGGTTATGTCGTGTTCGGCTTGATCGTTTCTGTGCCGATCATCATCGCTGGTAGTAAGGTGGTTCTGTTCTTGATTGATCGCTTCCCATTGATTGTGACAGCGGGTGCCGGCCTCTTGGGCTGGATTGCTGGCGGCATGATGGTGACCGATCCTGCCATTGTCAAGCAGTTTGGCGAGGGCATGGCCGGATACTCCACCATTGCTGGTATCACAGGTGCAGTTGCTGTGATGGCTTTTGGTGAGTTGATGAAGCGTCGTGCTAAAAGTAAATCCAAAGCTGCCTAA
- a CDS encoding DUF2878 domain-containing protein, protein MNLAITRGTWRKIWNFVLFQLGWFACILGAAHHQLGLALAIALLCIGVYLWLHRNARSEHELLLKVFIYGLIADTILVQLGWIQFESDFPFAAISPVWMWALWLVFATTLKESMSWLQGKNSLAAVLGAIAGPLCYEAGVRLGAATWPNSETQVFALVYLAVVWAIAMPVFLYFAKEK, encoded by the coding sequence GTGAATCTAGCAATTACTCGGGGTACTTGGCGCAAGATCTGGAACTTTGTTTTGTTCCAGCTTGGTTGGTTTGCTTGCATCTTGGGTGCTGCTCACCATCAATTGGGTTTAGCACTCGCGATCGCACTCCTTTGTATCGGGGTTTATCTGTGGTTACATCGAAATGCCCGGAGTGAACACGAGCTACTGCTCAAAGTATTCATTTATGGCCTAATTGCTGACACGATTTTGGTTCAACTGGGCTGGATTCAGTTCGAATCCGATTTTCCATTTGCGGCAATTTCACCGGTTTGGATGTGGGCGCTATGGCTGGTCTTTGCCACCACCCTAAAAGAGTCGATGTCTTGGCTACAGGGAAAAAATAGCTTAGCCGCTGTATTGGGCGCAATTGCTGGGCCTCTATGCTATGAGGCGGGGGTACGCCTTGGGGCAGCAACTTGGCCAAACTCGGAGACACAGGTTTTTGCTCTGGTCTACTTGGCCGTTGTTTGGGCGATTGCGATGCCGGTATTTCTATACTTCGCTAAAGAAAAGTAA
- the recX gene encoding recombination regulator RecX, producing MPGSDHASKQSPSLKARALRLLSRREYSRHELAQKLARLSSQADDSPPADLEEQITQVLNDFEARGWLSDERYAQALVRRRSQRYGLRRVADELQRAGIEPGMIAELSHELSTSEFERAQALWARKFGEISLDPKERAKQYRFLVSKGFNPELVSRLISGRTPSK from the coding sequence ATGCCAGGATCAGATCACGCTTCTAAACAAAGCCCGAGTCTCAAAGCTCGGGCTTTGCGCCTTTTATCGCGACGCGAATATAGCCGTCATGAGTTGGCGCAAAAGTTAGCGCGTTTATCCAGTCAGGCAGATGACAGTCCACCGGCTGACCTTGAAGAGCAAATTACCCAGGTCTTGAATGACTTTGAGGCCCGGGGCTGGCTATCCGATGAACGGTATGCTCAGGCCCTCGTGCGACGGCGCAGTCAGCGCTACGGTTTGCGCCGTGTGGCTGATGAGTTGCAGCGGGCCGGCATAGAGCCCGGCATGATTGCAGAGCTAAGTCATGAGCTAAGCACCTCGGAATTTGAGCGTGCCCAGGCCTTGTGGGCTCGTAAGTTTGGTGAGATTTCCTTGGACCCAAAGGAGCGTGCCAAGCAGTATCGCTTCTTGGTTTCAAAAGGCTTTAATCCAGAGCTTGTCAGCCGATTGATCAGCGGTCGCACCCCCTCCAAATAG
- the recA gene encoding recombinase RecA gives MDDKKKSASSEFAGMSGEKQKALTAALAQIEKQFGKGSIMRLGDAEINQDIQVVSSGSLGLDIALGVGGLARGRVIEIYGPESSGKTTLTLHAVAEMQKLGGTCAFIDAEHALDVQYAAKLGVDVNNLLISQPDTGEQALEIADALVRSGSIDLIVIDSVAALVPKAEIEGDMGDSLPGLQARLMSQALRKLTGTIKRTNSMVIFINQIRMKIGVMFGSPETTTGGNALKFYASMRLDIRRIGSIKKGDDVIGNETRVKVVKNKVSPPFREAIFDIMYGSGISREGEIIDMGVEAEIVEKSGAWYSYNGDRIGQGKDNVREFLKENPEIAKEIEAKIRQKLGVKSGGTLISETLDDEEIESASA, from the coding sequence ATGGACGACAAGAAAAAATCAGCCTCATCAGAGTTTGCAGGGATGAGTGGCGAGAAGCAAAAAGCACTGACGGCTGCCTTGGCCCAAATTGAAAAGCAGTTTGGTAAAGGCTCGATCATGCGTCTTGGCGATGCAGAAATTAATCAGGATATTCAGGTGGTATCGAGTGGCTCCTTGGGGCTTGATATTGCTCTGGGCGTCGGCGGCTTGGCACGTGGGCGTGTGATTGAAATCTACGGCCCAGAGTCCTCTGGCAAAACTACATTAACACTGCATGCCGTAGCTGAAATGCAAAAGCTCGGCGGCACCTGCGCATTTATTGATGCCGAGCATGCATTGGATGTGCAATATGCCGCTAAGCTGGGCGTGGATGTCAACAATCTATTAATCTCTCAACCCGATACCGGTGAGCAGGCATTGGAAATTGCCGATGCGCTAGTACGCTCAGGTTCAATTGATTTAATTGTGATCGACTCGGTCGCAGCCTTAGTTCCAAAGGCTGAGATTGAAGGCGACATGGGAGATTCATTGCCAGGCCTGCAGGCACGACTGATGAGCCAAGCCTTGCGTAAGTTAACGGGCACGATCAAGCGCACCAATTCCATGGTGATATTCATTAACCAAATTCGGATGAAGATTGGTGTGATGTTCGGCTCCCCCGAAACTACCACTGGCGGTAATGCCCTTAAGTTCTATGCCTCAATGCGTCTTGATATTCGTAGAATCGGTAGCATTAAAAAGGGTGATGATGTGATCGGTAACGAGACCCGTGTGAAGGTTGTGAAGAACAAAGTATCCCCACCATTCCGCGAAGCGATCTTTGACATCATGTATGGCTCGGGCATTTCTCGTGAAGGTGAAATCATCGATATGGGCGTTGAGGCTGAGATCGTTGAAAAATCCGGTGCCTGGTATAGCTATAACGGCGATCGTATCGGTCAGGGTAAAGATAATGTGCGCGAGTTCTTAAAAGAGAATCCTGAGATTGCGAAGGAGATCGAAGCGAAGATTCGGCAAAAGCTCGGCGTTAAGAGTGGCGGCACTCTCATTAGTGAGACCCTAGACGATGAGGAGATCGAATCCGCGAGCGCTTAA